Proteins from one Fragaria vesca subsp. vesca linkage group LG6, FraVesHawaii_1.0, whole genome shotgun sequence genomic window:
- the LOC101308193 gene encoding serine/threonine-protein kinase tricorner-like gives MEDRLEEEEEEEVLGSSLTMEKVAAAKQFIENHYRAQRKNIQERKERRWVLERKLASSDVPKEVQINLIKDLERKETEFMRLKRHRICVDDFEPLTIIGRGAFGEVRLCREKKSGNIYAMKKLKKSEMLMRGQVEHVRAERNLLAEVASHCIVKLYYSFQDAEYLYLIMEYLPGGDMMTLLMREDTLTESVAKFYIAQSVLAIESIQKHNYIHRDIKPDNLLLDKNGHMKLSDFGLCKPLDCTTLPALHENRSMDDENLAEPMDIDGCFPDADNRNSWKSPLEQLQHWQMNRRKLAFSTVGTPDYIAPEVLLKKGYGMECDWWSLGAILYEMLVGYPPFYSDDPIATCRKIVHWRNHLKFPEDARLTLEAKDLICRLLCDVEHRLGARQIKSHPWFKDIVWDKLYEMEAAFKPEVNGELDTQNFMKFDELDPPASGRTGSGPSRKLQLTPKDLNFVGYTYKNFDAVKGLRQAFADARVEFTTERAARETEVQMLASSGDPMLP, from the exons ATGGAGGATCGACTGGAGGAGGAGGAAGAAGAGGAGGTGTTAGGCTCGAGCTTGACGATGGAGAAGGTCGCTGCAGCGAAGCAGTTCATAGAGAACCACTACAGAGCTCAGAGGAAGAACATACAAGAACGAAAAGAGAG ACGATGGGTTTTGGAAAGGAAATTAGCTTCCTCAGATGTGCCAAAGGAGGTACAAATCAACCTGATCAAAGATTTAGAGCGAAAAGAGACGGAGTTCATGCGACTTAAAAGGCATAGGATATGTGTTGATGATTTTGAGCCTTTGACCATCATTGGTAGGGGGGCTTTTGGTGAG GTTCGATTGTGTCGGGAGAAAAAATCTGGCAATATATATGCCATGAAAAAGTTGAAGAAATCTGAAATGCTTATGAGAGGGCAG GTGGAGCATGTCAGAGCTGAAAGAAACTTGCTGGCAGAAGTTGCCAGTCATTGCATAGTTAAACTTTACTACTCCTTTCAGGATGCTGAGTACCTATATTTAATAATGGAATATCTGCCTGGTGGTGACATGATGACTCTGCTGATGAGGGAGGATACCTTAACTGAAAGTGTGGCTAAATTTTATATTGCACAGAGTGTTCTGGCAATAGAATCTATTCAGAAACACAACTACATACACAG AGACATTAAACCTGACAACCTTCTTCTAGATAAAAACGGTCACATGAAACTCTCGGATTTTGGCCTCTGTAAGCCTCTTGATTGTACAACTTTACCTGCACTGCATGAAAATAGATCTATGGATGATGAAAATTTGGCAGAACCAATGGATATCGATGGATGTTTTCCTGATGCGGATAACAGGAATAGTTGGAAAAGCCCCCTTGAACAGCTGCAGCATTGGCAGATGAACAGGAGAAAGTTG GCATTTTCAACTGTGGGGACACCTGACTATATTGCGCCTGAAGTGTTATTAAAGAAGGGATATGGGATGGAATGCGACTG GTGGTCACTGGGAGCAATACTGTATGAAATGCTTGTTGGGTACCCTCCATTTTATTCAGATGATCCCATAGCTACATGCAGAAAG ATTGTTCACTGGAGAAACCACTTAAAATTTCCAGAAGATGCAAGACTGACACTTGAGGCGAAGGATCTCATTTGCAGGTTGCTGTGTGATGTTGAACATAGGCTTGGTGCACGTCAAATCAAA TCTCATCCTTGGTTCAAAGACATCGTGTGGGACAAACTTTATGAAATGGAGGCAGCATTCAAACCAGAAGTTAATGGGGAGCTTGATACCCAAAACTTTATGAAGTTTGATGAG TTGGATCCTCCAGCATCAGGAAGAACTGGTTCAGGACCCTCGAGGAAG CTGCAATTGACTCCCAAGGATCTAAACTTTGTTGGCTATACATACAAGAACTTTGATGCTGTAAAAGGGCTTCGCCAAGCCTTTG CTGATGCTCGAGTAGAATTCACTACTGAACGGGCAGCCAGAGAAACAGAGGTTCAGATGCTTGCATCATCTGGTGATCCTATGTTACCATGA
- the LOC101308481 gene encoding uncharacterized protein LOC101308481, which produces MTDPYHRYGSPPERGSVAKSNFPGYLTSEPPSLLSNHSFTPTDLRSYSSDFLQRDKSLGLVPYGVDDSVGGRVRPDTGVGVTAESSLYDPLEDSYRSQRQGVAVRSMVPGVYGVDAVSVSVHAEPGLAVTAGAGYPSPLGAQSLLSQRHEVGVGIGPSVSTDISRERSVPSRSGDGLPVLKGESNILFVDGLPTDCTRREVGHLFRPFIGYREIRVVHKEPRRSGDKAMVLCFVEFVDPKCALTAMEALQGYKFDDKKPNSLPLRIQFAHFPFRLPSDSNQKRSGSRH; this is translated from the exons ATGACGGATCCCTATCATAGATACGGCTCTCCGCCGGAACGAG GGAGTGTAGCAAAGTCCAATTTTCCTGGTTACTTAACATCCGAGCCGCCATCGTTGCTATCGAATCACAGTTTTACCCCGACTGATTTGCGGAGCTATTCTTCGGATTTTCTGCAGAGAGAT AAATCATTGGGGTTAGTGCCGTATGGTGTAGATGATAGTGTGGGCGGTAGAGTTCGGCCTGATACGGGTGTTGGTGTGACAGCAGAGTCTAGTTTATATGATCCTTTGGAAGATAGTTACCGAAGCCAGAGACAGGGTGTTGCT GTGAGATCAATGGTCCCGGGGGTTTATGGTGTAGATGCTGTGAGTGTCAGCGTTCATGCTGAACCTGGTCTTGCTGTAACAGCAGGGGCTGGTTATCCATCTCCTTTAGGAGCTCAAAGTTTACTGAGCCAAAGACACGAGGTTGGAGTGGGCATTGGTCCAAGTGTTTCCACGGACATTAGTAGAGAAAGGTCTGTGCCTTCGAGGAGTGGAGATGGTCTCCCAGTACTAAAAGGGGAATCAAACATTTTGTTTGTGGATGGACTTCCCACTGACTGTACCAGAAGAGAAGTAGGCC ATCTATTTCGTCCATTCATTGGCTACAGAGAAATCAGAGTAGTTCACAAGGAGCCTAGACGT AGTGGAGATAAGGCAATGGTTTTATGCTTCGTGGAGTTCGTGGATCCAAAGTGTGCTTTGACTGCTATGGAAGCTCTACAAG GTTACAAGTTTGATGACAAAAAACCCAATTCCCTTCCATTGAGGATTCAATTTGCACATTTTCCGTTCCGTCTACCATCTGATTCTAATCAGAAACGAAGTGGAAGCCGACACTGA
- the LOC101308779 gene encoding uncharacterized protein LOC101308779, translating into MNNDFTKKRRRKTTDDGDAGGPPGKQGKTKDLNGIITTLSLLEQQEKQERVSNDDTSFAEEKQSQTTTKTKAMLDYYSDLQGYYSEVEESESVKRKRSRNAASVAAAAVAAASAGDVSENKGAKGGNGSGSGQHRRLWVKDRSKAWWDECNQPDFPEEEFKKAFRMGKATFDLICEELNSAIAKEDTTLRNAIPVRQRVAVCLWRLATGDPLRLVSKRFGLGISTCHKLVLEVCSAIRTVLMPKYLNWPEDGVLRKVKDEFESVSGIPNVVGSMYTTHIPIIAPKISVAAYFNKRHTERNQKTSYSITVQGVVNPKGVFTDVCIGWPGSMPDDQVLEKSALHQRAGNGLLKGVWIVGSSGYPLLDWVLVPYTQQHLTWTQHAFNEKIGEIQNVSKDAFARLKGRWLCLQKRTEVKLQDLPVVLGACCVLHNICELRNEEIDPELRIELVDDEMVPEVALRSQSSMKARDAIAHNLLHHGLAGTSFL; encoded by the coding sequence ATGAACAATGATTTCACCAAGAAACGCCGCCGTAAGACCACCGACGACGGCGACGCCGGAGGCCCGCCGGGAAAGCAAGGCAAGACGAAGGACCTGAATGGGATCATCACTACTCTATCGCTGCTGGAACAGCAGGAGAAGCAGGAGCGGGTCTCAAATGACGACACGTCGTTTGCTGAGGAGAAGCAGAGCCAGACGACCACCAAGACCAAGGCCATGCTCGACTACTACTCCGATTTGCAGGGCTACTACTCCGAAGTCGAGGAGTCCGAGTCCGTCAAGCGGAAGCGGTCGAGAAACGCGGCGAGCGTCGCGGCGGCTGCTGTTGCTGCTGCTTCGGCGGGTGACGTGTCCGAAAACAAAGGCGCGAAAGGCGGAAATGGAAGCGGGTCGGGTCAGCACAGGCGGCTTTGGGTCAAGGACCGGTCCAAGGCCTGGTGGGACGAGTGTAACCAGCCGGATTTCCCGGAGGAGGAGTTCAAGAAAGCCTTCCGGATGGGGAAAGCGACGTTTGATTTGATCTGCGAGGAGCTGAACTCGGCTATAGCGAAAGAGGACACTACTCTCCGGAATGCGATTCCGGTCCGGCAGAGAGTGGCCGTCTGTCTATGGAGGTTAGCTACCGGCGACCCGCTCCGGCTGGTTTCGAAGCGATTCGGGTTGGGGATATCGACTTGTCATAAGCTAGTACTTGAAGTTTGCTCGGCTATTAGGACTGTGTTGATGCCTAAGTACTTGAACTGGCCGGAGGATGGGGTTTTGAGGAAGGTGAAGGATGAGTTCGAGTCGGTTTCGGGGATACCTAATGTGGTAGGGTCTATGTATACGACTCATATTCCGATCATAGCTCCGAAGATCAGTGTGGCAGCGTATTTTAACAAGAGGCATACAGAGAGGAACCAGAAGACAAGCTACTCTATTACAGTGCAAGGTGTGGTGAATCCGAAAGGGGTGTTCACTGATGTGTGTATAGGCTGGCCTGGTTCAATGCCGGATGATCAGGTTCTGGAGAAGTCGGCCTTGCATCAGAGGGCGGGGAATGGCTTGCTGAAAGGTGTGTGGATTGTGGGGAGTTCGGGTTACCCTTTGCTGGATTGGGTTCTGGTGCCGTATACGCAGCAGCATCTCACTTGGACGCAGCATGCGTTCAATGAGAAGATTGGGGAGATTCAGAATGTGTCGAAAGATGCGTTTGCGAGGTTGAAAGGGAGGTGGTTGTGCTTGCAGAAGAGGACCGAGGTGAAGCTCCAGGACTTGCCTGTGGTTCTAGGGGCTTGCTGTGTGCTGCACAATATATGCGAGCTGAGGAATGAGGAAATTGACCCCGAGCTGAGGATTGAGCTTGTTGATGATGAGATGGTTCCGGAGGTTGCTTTGAGATCACAAAGCTCGATGAAGGCGAGGGATGCCATTGCTCATAATCTCTTGCATCATGGCCTTGCAGGCACTTCTTTTCTCTAG
- the LOC101309067 gene encoding peptidyl-prolyl cis-trans isomerase CWC27 homolog, with protein MSSIYVLEPPTRGKVVLQTTHGPLDIELWPKEAPKAARNFVQLCLEGYYDNTIFHRIIKGFLVQGGDPTGTGEGGESIYGGPFSDEFHSRLRFKHRGLVACANANKPNTNGSQFFMNLDRSDWLDKKHTIFGKVTGDSIYNLVRLGEIETNKDDRPLDPPPRILSVEVLWNPFDDIVPRVSSRSLVQAADDTDNKETKKKAVKKLNLLSFGEEAEEEERELAAVKTKIKSSHDVLDDPRLLKEEVPLTEVDPKTRQVQLSVREALQSKKEDPSKNSESKFYNSLNYSDNDDDDNEVNFDARMRNQILRKRKELGDHPPKPKLPNGSSSPKQREVAATSSKAENFDDDQPKVEKLSLKKKGIGSEAKAERIANADADLQLLSEAERGRQLQKQKKRRNQGREEETIARLEKFKKTLYVKPTAPDNESGGDDGEDLSDWQKSRLKFALETGKMTRTEDVNDYVVHDPLLEKGKEKFNRMQAKQKRRDREWAGKSLT; from the exons ATGTCGTCGATTTACGTACTAGAACCACCGACGAGAGGCAAGGTGGTGCTTCAAACGACCCATGGGCCGCTCGACATCGAGCTCTGGCCCAAAGAGGCTCCCAAGGCCGCCCGGAACTTCGTCCAGCTCTGCCTCGAAGGCTACTACGACAACACCATCTTCCACCGCATCATCAAAGGCTTCCTCGTCCAGGGCGGCGACCCCACCGGCACCGGCGAAG GCGGTGAAAGTATCTACGGCGGACCTTTCTCCGACGAGTTTCATTCCCGGCTGAGATTCAAGCATAGAGGATTAGTTGCTTGCGCAAATGCGAATAAGCCTAATACGAATGGGAGCCAGTTCTTCATGAACTTGGACCGCTCTGATTGGCTTGACAAGAAGCATACGATTTTCGGAAAG GTGACTGGGGATTCAATATACAATCTGGTGAGGTTGGGCGAGATTGAAACCAACAAGGATGACCGGCCTTTGGACCCACCGCCCAGGATATTATCAGTAGAG GTACTGTGGAATCCGTTTGATGATATTGTCCCTAGAGTGTCTTCACGTTCTTTGGTCCAAGCAGCAGATGATACTGACAACAAGGAGACGAAGAAGAAAGCTGTGAA AAAGCTGAACTTGCTGTCATTTGGAGAAGAAGCTGAAGAGGAGGAGAGAGAATTGGCAGCTGTAAAGACAAAAATAAAGAGCAGTCATGATGTATTGGATGATCCTCGTCTTCTAAAGGAAGAAGTTCCACTAACCGAAGTG GATCCTAAGACAAGGCAGGTCCAGTTATCTGTTAGAGAGGCTCTACAATCAAAGAAGGAAGACCCCTCGAAAAACTCAGAATCAAAATTTTATAATTCTCTTAATTACAGCGATAATGATGACGATGATAATGAGGTCAACTTTGATGCACGAATGCGTAATCAAATACTAAGGAAACGGAAGGAATTGGGAGATCACCCACCAAAGCCAAAGTTGCCAAACG GGAGCTCTAGCCCAAAGCAGCGCGAAGTAGCTGCAACAAG CTCAAAGGCTGAAAACTTTGACGATGACCAACCAAAGGTAGAGAAGCTGTCATTGAAGAAAAAAGGGATAGGTTCTGAGGCCAAAGCTGAGCGCATAGCCAATGCTGATGCAGACTTACAGCTTTTAAGTGAAGCTGAAAGAGGGAGACAATTGCAGAAACAGAAGAAGCGTAGAAACCAGGGACGAGAAGAAGAA ACAATAGCAAGACTCGAGAAGTTTAAGAAGACCCTGTATGTGAAGCCTACGGCCCCAGATAATGAATCTGGAGGCGACGATGGCGAAGATTTATCTGATTGGCAAAAATCTCGGTTAAAATTTGCTCTTGAGACTGGAAAG ATGACTCGCACTGAGGACGTAAATGATTATGTTGTGCATGACCCTCTTTTGGAGAAGGGAAAAGAGAAGTTCAACCGGATGCAAGCAAAGCAAAAACGAAGAGATCGAGAATGGGCTGGCAAATCTCTTACTTGA
- the LOC101314399 gene encoding U-box domain-containing protein 51-like — protein MAATYDESTPPINATAVAVDKDSKNSNTAVRWAIDHLVISNPYLILIHVRQKSNYNDGDGGESENYNVFLPFRGYCARKGIQLKEVVLDEQDVAKALLDYISTNYINNIVVGASTRNALTRRLKGLDVPSSLTKSAPEFCSVYVVHKGKMLSVRTARRPVVNSVTPPKQPPVQALPPQSPTTEQNGGENVARTPTRERTLKSGSEKLVATRERTRSAPMNLSLDNIDIQSHESGSRSSVSSARNSTADEYEFAVPVHPFGSMDISSQSLDFCTSPPKDSSRQSSKEIEAEMKRLKQELKQTMDMYSSACKEAISAKNKAKELDQWKQEEARKFEEARLAEENALAIIEMEKAKCKEAIEAAEAAQRMAEKEARRRIQAEMKAKKEAEEKNRALSALAHNDVRYRKYTIEEIEQATEKFADSMKIGEGGYGPVYKGKLDHTPVAIKVLRPDAAQGRKQFQQEVEVLSCIRYPNMVLLLGACPEYGCLVYEYMDNGSLEDRLLRRGNTPPISWRKRFKIAAEISTALLFLHQAKPEPLVHRDLKPANILLDRNYVSKISDVGLARLVPASIADEVTQYHMTSAAGTFCYIDPEYQQTGMLTTKSDVYSLGIVLLQIITARPAMALSHHVRMSIERGTFADILDPTVLDWPVEEALAFAKLALKCTELRKKDRPDLGKVIVPELNRLRDFGKNKIDGLTGHMYSSSAHSDHASDSMPYITSSEEPMNTITGEEGIKR, from the exons ATGGCCGCCACGTATGATGAGAGTACTCCACCGATCAACGCCACGGCGGTGGCCGTCGACAAGGACAGCAAGAACAGCAACACCGCCGTGCGATGGGCCATTGATCATCTTGTCATCTCCAACCCTTACCTCATTCTAATCCATGTCAGGCAAAAAAGTAATT ACAACGACGGTGATGGAGGTGAAAGTGAAAACTACAATGTGTTCCTTCCTTTCCGCGGATACTGTGCTCGTAAAGGG ATTCAACTAAAAGAGGTCGTCCTTGATGAACAAGATGTGGCTAAAGCCCTTTTGGATTACATCAGCACCAACTACATCAACAATATTGTAGTTGGTGCATCAACAAGGAATGCTCTTACAAG GAGGCTCAAAGGTTTGGATGTTCCCAGTAGCTTGACAAAATCTGCGCCGGAGTTTTGTTCTGTATATGTGGTTCATAAAGGGAAGATGCTCTCAGTGCGGACGGCTAGGAGGCCTGTGGTTAATAGTGTTACACCACCTAAGCAACCACCCGTGCAGGCACTCCCTCCTCAATCACCAACGACAGAACAAAATGGTGGCGAAAATGTAGCTAGGACTCCAACAAGGGAAAGAACGTTAAAGAGTGGTTCAGAGAAATTGGTTGCAACACGCGAGAGGACGAGGAGTGCTCCAATGAATCTGTCACTAGATAATATAGACATTCAAAGCCATGAATCAGGATCAAGGTCTTCAGTAAGTAGCGCTCGCAATTCAACTGCCGACGAATATGAATTTGCAGTCCCAGTCCATCCATTTGGATCAATGGATATCTCTAGCCAAAGCTTGGATTTCTGTACTTCTCCTCCCAAGGACTCATCCAGACAATCCTCA AAGGAGATCGAAGCTGAAATGAAAAGATTGAAGCAGGAATTGAAACAAACAATGGACATGTACAGCTCTGCGTGCAAAGAAGCTATCTCAGCCAAAAATAAG GCTAAAGAGCTTGATCAGTGGAAGCAGGAGGAGGCTCGTAAGTTTGAGGAAGCCAGGCTAGCTGAAGAGAATGCTCTTGCGATTATAGAAATGGAGAAGGCTAAGTGTAAAGAAGCCATTGAAGCAGCTGAGGCAGCACAGAGGATGGCTGAGAAGGAAGCTCGGAGAAGAATACAAGCAGAGATGAAGGCAAAGAAAGAGGCAGAAGAGAAGAATCGTGCATTGTCAGCTTTGGCACATAATGATGTCCGATACAGAAAGTATACCATAGAAGAAATCGAACAAGCCACAGAAAAGTTTGCAGATTCAATGAAAATTGGTGAAGGAGGATATGGACCTGTGTACAAAGGCAAACTTGACCACACGCCAGTTGCCATCAAGGTCTTAAGGCCTGATGCTGCTCAAGGGAGGAAGCAATTCCAGCAGGAG GTTGAGGTCCTGAGCTGCATTAGGTATCCTAACATGGTCCTCCTACTTGGTGCCTGCCCTGAATACGGATGCCTGGTGTATGAATACATGGACAATGGAAGCTTAGAAGATCGGCTACTTAGAAGAGGTAACACCCCACCAATTTCATGGAGGAAACGATTCAAAATAGCTGCAGAGATTTCAACAGCACTACTGTTTCTTCACCAAGCGAAGCCAGAACCCCTTGTGCACCGAGACCTGAAGCCCGCCAACATTCTCTTAGACCGTAACTATGTGAGCAAAATTAGTGATGTTGGCCTAGCACGGTTAGTCCCAGCATCAATTGCTGATGAGGTCACACAATATCACATGACTTCAGCTGCTGGCACATTTTGTTACATAGATCCCGAATACCAGCAAACAGGCATGTTAACAACAAAGTCAGATGTATACTCTTTGGGCATAGTACTACTCCAGATTATCACAGCCAGGCCTGCTATGGCTCTTTCACACCATGTCAGGATGTCCATTGAGAGAGGAACTTTTGCAGATATACTTGATCCCACGGTGCTAGACTGGCCGGTTGAAGAGGCTCTTGCATTCGCTAAATTGGCTTTGAAGTGCACAGAGCTAAGAAAGAAGGACAGGCCAGATCTTGGTAAAGTTATAGTGCCTGAACTTAACAGATTAAGAGATTTTGGAAAGAATAAGATTGATGGACTTACCGGTCATATGTATAGCAGCAGTGCTCATAGTGATCATGCTTCCGATTCAATGCCATACATTACAAGTAGTGAG GAACCAATGAATACGATAACTGGAGAGGAAGGAATTAAGAGGTAG
- the LOC101309363 gene encoding conserved oligomeric Golgi complex subunit 8-like, producing the protein MMESENAAAEDSSAVASLLPLASGAQQPYVSELLSFTLDRLHKEPELLRVDAERIQRQMQEVAVGNYRAFIAASDALLVIRDEVSSIDKHLESLIGEIPKLTSGCTEFVESGEEILEKRKMNQTLLANHSTLLDLLEIPQLMDTCVRNGNYDEALDLETFVCKLSTMHPKLPVIQALAAEVRQTTQSLLSQLLQKLRSNIQLPECLRIIGYLRRIGVFSEYEMRLQFLRCRLAWLTGLLEDLDQRNAYDYLKGMINYQRQHLFDVVNQYRAIFSDDTSGNEENHDGGLLFSWSMHQITSLLKTLKIMLPKITEGVSLSNILEQSMYCAMGLGWVGLDFRGLLPSLFEEAVLNLFAKNMGTAVENFQLVLDSHRWVPLPAVGFPSNRVNDESLDDVTPPSSLMEHPPLAVFVNGVSAAMNDLRPCAPISLKHVLAQELIKGLQTVADSLLRYNTTRILRDNESGLFLSLCRAFIEITYPHCANCFGRCYPGGAALVMDAKGLYDGIGRLLTNSTSRGLPKPVGDENKDKSENSITENGDMPVVENGVAPVVEHTNETNADEKEQKVEKIDEREQNVDKIDERESKSPIFQIEERRSDV; encoded by the exons ATGATGGAGTCCGAAAATGCCGCGGCGGAGGACTCGTCCGCCGTCGCCAGCCTCCTCCCTCTCGCCTCCGGCGCCCAGCAGCCTTACGTCTCCGAGCTCCTCTCCTTCACTCTCGATCGCCTCCACAAG GAACCGGAGCTTCTTCGGGTCGATGCGGAGCGGATACAGAGGCAAATGCAAGAGGTGGCGGTGGGGAACTACCGAGCCTTCATCGCCGCTTCGGACGCGTTGCTGGTGATCCGAGACGAAGTGTCCTCCATCGACAAGCATCTTGAGTCTCTG ATAGGGGAGATCCCGAAGCTGACGAGTGGATGCACTGAGTTTGTTGAATCGGGGGAAGAGATTTTGGAGAAGAGGAAGATGAACCAGACATTGTTAGCCAATCACAGTACATTGCTCGACTTACTTGAAATTCCTCAGCTTATGGACAC ATGTGTGAGGAATGGAAATTATGATGAAGCTCTGGACTTGGAAACGTTTGTTTGCAAGCTTTCAACCATGCACCCCAA GTTGCCCGTTATACAAGCTCTGGCTGCAGAAGTCAGGCAGACCACTCAGTCTCTTCTTTCGCAGCTTCTTCAAAAACTACGCTCAAATATTCAG TTACCTGAGTGTCTCCGCATTATTGGATATCTACGAAGGATAGGGGTATTTAGCGAGTATGAAATGCGTTTGCAG TTCTTGAGATGTCGGCTGGCATGGCTTACTGGACTTCTTGAGGATTTGGACCAGAGGAACGCTTATGACTACCTGAAGGGTATGATTAACTACCAGAGACAGCATCTATTTGATGTTGTCAATCAATACAGAGCGATATTTTCAGATGATACATCAGGCAATGAAGAAAATCATGATGGCGGTCTTCTGTTCAGTTGGTCTATGCATCAAATTACCTCACTCCTTAAGACTCTAAAAATTATGCTTCCAAAAATAACTGAAGGTGTATCACTATCGAATATTTTGGAGCAATCCATG TATTGTGCTATGGGGCTTGGTTGGGTTGGGCTAGATTTTCGGGGGCTGCTACCATCACTTTTTGAAGA GGCAGTTCTCAACTTGTTCGCAAAAAATATGGGTACAGCAGTTGAAAATTTTCAG TTGGTCTTGGATTCACATCGTTGGGTCCCACTACCAGCAGTTGGTTTTCCATCAAACCGTGTTAATGATGAAAGCCTGGATGATGTAACTCCGCCATCTTCTCTTATGGAGCATCCACCTCTTGCTGTTTTTGTTAATG GTGTCTCTGCAGCGATGAATGACCTCCGCCCCTGTGCCCCAATAAGTTTGAAGCACGTGCTTGCTCAAGAGTTAATCAAGGGATTACAGACTGTTGCTGACTCTTTACTGAGGTACAATACAACTAGAATACTGAGAGATAACGAGTCTGGACTTTTCCTCTCTCTTTGCCGGGCATTCATTGAG ATTACTTATCCTCATTGTGCAAATTGCTTTGGGCGCTGCTACCCCGGCGGAGCTGCTTTAGTAATGGATGCAAAGGGTTTATATGATGGGATTGGTCGCCTGTTGACAAACTCTACATCCAGAGGGCTTCCCAAACCTGTTGGTGATGAAAACAAAGATAAAAGCGAAAATAGCATAACTGAGAACGGCGACATGCCCGTGGTTGAAAATGGTGTCGCACCAGTTGTTGAACATACTAATGAGACCAATGCAGACGAAAAGGAACAGAAGGTCGAGAAAATAGATGAAAGGGAACAGAACGTCGATAAAATAGATGAAAGGGAATCGAAAAGCCCAATTTTTCAAATAGAGGAAAGAAGAAGCGATGTGTGA